The following is a genomic window from Deltaproteobacteria bacterium.
GTGAGGTTCGTGAGCACACGCGGGCCTTCGTCGAGGTCGACCCACGCGACCGCGAACGGAACTTTGCTGCGGAAGAACGGGTGATAGCTCTGGCGGATCACGCTGTAGGAGTAGACCGCGCCGCGGCCCTGAGAAGTGCGCCACGAGAGCGTGCCTTCGAGGCAGCCGGTGCAGTGCGCGCGCGGGTGCCACACCACCGTGCCGCACGCGTCGCACTGCTGGTACGTGAGCCTGCGCTCCTTCGTCGCGGCCCAGAACGCGGCGGTGTCGTGCTCCTGCGTGTGCGGGAGCGGGCGCGTCGCCGGCGGCTTCTGAGGAGTTGCTGCCGATGTCACTTGTTAGTCCCTCCCGAGGATGACCGTGCCCGCGGCGTGGCGGCTGCCGAGCATGCCGCCGTTGCCGTGTGCGACGGCGAGCTTCGCGCCGGGAACCTGAGAAGTGGACTCGCCGCGCAGCTGCCGCGCGGCCTCGATCAGCAGGAAGATCCCGCGCATGCCGGGGTGATTCGACGAGAGACCGCCGCCGTCCGTGTTGAGCGCGGGGCCGCCCGGCTTGTCGAAGCGCAGGCGCCCGCC
Proteins encoded in this region:
- a CDS encoding OB-fold domain-containing protein, with translation MTSAATPQKPPATRPLPHTQEHDTAAFWAATKERRLTYQQCDACGTVVWHPRAHCTGCLEGTLSWRTSQGRGAVYSYSVIRQSYHPFFRSKVPFAVAWVDLDEGPRVLTNLTGIADPSRDVKIGMRVVVEWEAHDELAIPLFRPE